From Spirosoma aerolatum, one genomic window encodes:
- a CDS encoding cytochrome-c peroxidase, giving the protein MYQIVRLLVLVAILAASLSKKRANTGDGRALYNQFLADKARFHEQVKRLASYVQAKAPADSLRLAFKQSRVAYKRIEWLLEYYQPVLAGRVNGPPVVEVEEDDPAQTPIRPVGLQVIESYLFPDYDRAQNDSLLYELNQLLAYSSRLEQGIPGDRITDSDTWEALRQQLFRIQTLGITGYDAPEAQTGISEALVSLQVLQAVMQPYTLRLSKPVADQLEDRWQVAIGMLQHTKDFASFDRVLFIRNGLYPLCRAVQQARQSLGILPASSGRFLSPRIATLSDSGAFRTDYLINFGDFASTPQKVALGRSLFFDPLLSGNNARSCASCHQPERAFTDGRRKSQAFGKLMKTVQRNAPTLLNAGLQNAQFYDSRVTYLEDQAHDVLKNSDEMHSSSDEVAQKLAASPAYKKWFVEAFPTGLTGHNVRNALACYVRSLTSLNARPDRYLRGESVAVSADELAGFNLFMGKGRCATCHFFPIFNGFIPPHYEKTESEIIGVPKKASIRKAKLDVDLGKFTTYKKNIHRYAFKTPTIRNVALTAPYMHNGVYQTLEQVVDFYNRGGGRGIGIQLESQTLASDSLRLSSGEQKAIIAFMKALTDTTGLTQRPTRLPDIDGNKALNRRRIGGRY; this is encoded by the coding sequence ATGTACCAAATCGTTCGTTTACTTGTTTTGGTCGCCATTTTGGCTGCCTCCCTGTCAAAAAAACGTGCCAATACGGGTGATGGACGAGCACTTTACAATCAGTTTCTGGCCGATAAGGCACGGTTTCATGAACAGGTAAAGAGGTTAGCTTCGTATGTTCAGGCTAAGGCACCAGCCGATTCGCTCCGGTTGGCATTTAAACAAAGTCGAGTGGCTTATAAGCGGATCGAGTGGCTGCTCGAATACTATCAGCCAGTACTGGCAGGGCGTGTTAATGGCCCTCCAGTAGTAGAAGTGGAGGAGGATGATCCGGCTCAAACGCCCATTCGGCCAGTTGGACTGCAGGTGATTGAATCCTATCTGTTCCCTGACTATGATCGGGCTCAAAATGACAGCCTGCTGTATGAACTAAACCAGTTATTAGCCTATTCGTCTCGGCTAGAGCAAGGTATACCTGGTGATCGCATAACGGATTCCGATACTTGGGAAGCTCTCCGTCAGCAGCTTTTTCGTATTCAGACATTAGGCATAACCGGGTACGATGCTCCTGAAGCTCAGACGGGAATCAGTGAAGCTCTTGTTTCGTTACAGGTACTTCAGGCCGTTATGCAGCCTTACACGTTACGCCTTTCCAAACCTGTAGCCGATCAGTTGGAAGATCGATGGCAAGTTGCTATTGGAATGCTGCAACACACAAAGGACTTCGCCAGTTTCGACCGCGTTCTGTTTATTCGAAATGGCTTATATCCACTGTGTAGAGCGGTGCAGCAGGCGCGGCAGTCGTTAGGAATTTTGCCCGCTTCCAGTGGTCGGTTTCTTTCTCCTCGGATTGCTACCTTGTCCGATTCCGGCGCTTTCCGAACGGATTACCTGATCAATTTCGGTGATTTTGCTTCTACTCCGCAGAAGGTCGCATTGGGAAGATCGCTATTTTTTGATCCGCTACTATCGGGTAATAATGCCCGAAGTTGTGCGTCCTGTCACCAGCCTGAGCGTGCCTTTACCGACGGACGGCGAAAAAGCCAGGCTTTCGGTAAGTTGATGAAAACTGTACAACGAAATGCCCCGACTTTATTGAATGCTGGCCTGCAAAACGCTCAGTTTTACGATTCAAGGGTTACGTACCTGGAAGATCAGGCCCATGATGTGCTTAAAAATTCAGACGAAATGCATAGCTCGTCGGATGAAGTAGCGCAGAAATTAGCGGCTAGCCCAGCGTACAAAAAATGGTTTGTGGAGGCCTTCCCGACAGGTTTGACGGGGCACAACGTGCGTAATGCACTGGCCTGTTATGTTCGGAGTCTGACGAGCCTGAATGCCCGCCCGGACCGCTATCTGCGTGGCGAATCTGTAGCAGTATCGGCTGACGAACTGGCCGGTTTTAATCTGTTTATGGGGAAAGGCCGTTGTGCTACCTGCCATTTTTTTCCGATTTTTAACGGATTTATACCCCCTCACTACGAAAAGACAGAGAGCGAGATCATCGGGGTTCCGAAAAAGGCCAGCATCCGGAAGGCGAAGCTTGATGTCGATTTAGGGAAGTTTACTACTTACAAAAAAAACATCCATCGCTATGCGTTCAAAACCCCGACCATTCGTAACGTTGCATTGACCGCTCCGTATATGCATAATGGGGTTTATCAGACGTTGGAGCAGGTGGTTGATTTCTATAATCGCGGAGGAGGGCGCGGAATAGGTATTCAATTGGAAAGTCAGACCTTGGCCAGCGATTCACTTCGCCTTAGTAGTGGCGAGCAAAAAGCCATCATTGCCTTTATGAAAGCGCTGACCGATACAACGGGGCTTACCCAAAGACCTACCCGTTTGCCGGATATTGACGGAAATAAAGCCTTAAATCGTCGACGCATTGGTGGCCGATATTAA
- a CDS encoding queuosine precursor transporter, with product MPSSSYSFTNKRTNLYIFLSAIFLTNALVAEIIGVKIFSVETLLGTKPAQIHLFGDFILDFNLTAGAVIWPFVFITSDIINEYFGKAGVRRISFLTAGFIAYSFLIIYVVTTLPPAQFWLDVNAKDGAGNAININNAFQMIFRQGLGIIIGSLTAFLIGQILDVYVFHFLRRITGSRKIWLRATGSTLVSQLIDSFVVLGIAFYIFGNWSLTQVLAVGIINYIYKATSAVVLTPLLYIAHYFIDQYLGKEHAEELANESAMSSFM from the coding sequence ATGCCTTCCTCTTCCTACTCATTTACCAATAAACGTACGAATCTGTACATCTTTTTAAGCGCCATCTTTCTGACCAACGCGCTGGTGGCCGAAATTATCGGCGTAAAAATCTTTTCGGTCGAAACACTTTTAGGCACCAAACCAGCCCAGATTCATTTGTTTGGCGATTTTATTCTGGATTTTAACCTCACGGCAGGAGCAGTCATCTGGCCGTTTGTGTTCATCACATCCGATATCATCAACGAGTACTTTGGCAAAGCGGGTGTCCGGCGCATTTCGTTCCTGACAGCGGGTTTTATCGCGTATAGCTTCCTGATTATTTATGTCGTCACTACGCTGCCACCCGCCCAGTTCTGGCTTGATGTCAATGCAAAAGATGGGGCTGGAAACGCAATCAATATTAACAATGCCTTTCAGATGATCTTCCGGCAGGGCCTGGGGATTATTATTGGTTCTCTAACCGCTTTCCTGATCGGTCAGATTCTGGACGTTTATGTTTTTCATTTCCTCCGACGCATAACCGGAAGCCGAAAAATCTGGCTCCGGGCCACTGGCTCCACCCTGGTCTCTCAACTGATCGACTCATTTGTCGTATTGGGCATTGCCTTTTATATTTTCGGCAATTGGTCACTGACACAGGTATTGGCGGTAGGTATCATTAACTATATTTACAAAGCGACTTCTGCGGTTGTGCTAACCCCACTCCTGTATATAGCCCATTATTTCATTGACCAATACTTAGGTAAAGAACACGCCGAAGAACTGGCCAATGAATCGGCAATGAGTTCATTTATGTAA